Proteins from a genomic interval of Lycium ferocissimum isolate CSIRO_LF1 unplaced genomic scaffold, AGI_CSIRO_Lferr_CH_V1 ctg60, whole genome shotgun sequence:
- the LOC132045100 gene encoding formamidopyrimidine-DNA glycosylase isoform X2 gives MPELPEVEAARRAIADNCIGKKIVKAIIADDPKVIDGVSPMDFKASLEGKTIVAANRKGKNMWIELDSPPFPTFQFGMTGAIYIKGVAVTKYKRSAVKDDEEWPSKYSKVFLELDDGLELSFTDKRRFARVRLLENPVSVPPISELGPDALLEPMTADEFYKALSKKKNGKRSKEIKALLLDQSFISGIGNWIADEVLYQARIHPMQSASSISKEGCATLLKCINEVIEFAVEVDADCSSFPSEWLFHYRWGKKAGKVNGKKIEFITAGGRTSAFVPDLQKNTGAESAKAAGKRQQGKVQRVKHNNSDGQDEEAEAGKSEVKQRGTNTKRASTNKKSKESNSDNDENDSDEGLKKPSGKSKQNRSSKGKDGDQKKKPRGTNMAAKRKLEESDDEINDNSDASGGDNDNEQSKDRKLSSKTQSKGKKTTKQAAEQRQTRNKPSKKQK, from the exons ATGCCAGAGCTTCCAGAGGTAGAGGCAGCTCGAAGAGCCATTGCGGACAACTGTATTGGCAAGAAGATTGTTAAAGCTATCATCGCCGACGATCCCAAAGTCATCGACGGCGTCTCTCCCATGGATTTCAAAGCTTCTCTTGAGGGAAAAACCATCGTAGCTGCTAATCGCAAAGGAAAGAACATGTGGATTGAGCTCGATTCCCCTCCTTTTCCTACTTTCCAGTTTG GAATGACGGGTGCTATATATATCAAGGGAGTTGCagttacaaaatataaacg GTCTGCGGTAAAAGACGATGAGGAGTGGCCTTCCAAGTACTCAAAGGTTTTCCTTGAG TTGGATGATGGTTTGGAGCTTTCATTTACTGATAAGAGGCGGTTTGCAAGGGTCCGCTTACTGGAGAAT CCGGTTTCTGTTCCTCCAATATCTGAGCTTGGTCCGGATGCGCTGTTGGAGCCAATGACTGCAGACGAGTTCTATAAAGCTTTGAGCAAGAAGAAGAATGGGAAAAGGTCAAAAGAAATTAAGGCTTTATTACTTGACCAG AGTTTTATTTCAGGAATTGGCAACTGGATTGCAGATGAAGTGCTATATCAG GCAAGAATCCATCCTATGCAGTCTGCTTCAAGCATATCCAAAGAGGGCTGTGCAACGTTGCTGAAGTGCATTAACGAG GTTATAGAATTTGCGGTTGAAGTGGATGCTGATTGCAGCAGCTTCCCTTCTGAATGGTTGTTTCATTACCGATGGGGCAAAAAGGCTGGAAAAGTTAATG ggaagaaaatagaatttatcaCGGCCGGTGGCAGG ACATCAGCATTTGTGCCGGACCTACAAAAGAATACGGGAGCTGAATCTGCAAAAGCAGCAGGTAAACGGCAACAGGGCAAAGTTCAGAGAGTCAAGCATAATAATAGTGATGGTCAAGATGAAGAGGCAGAAGCTGGGAAATCCGAGGTGAAGCAGCGTGGGACAAATACCAAAAGAGCTTCTACTAACAAGAAGTCGAAGGAAAGCAATAGTGacaatgatgaaaatgatagtGATGAAGGTCTAAAGAAGCCTTCTGGAAAATCAAAGCAAAACAGGAGCTCCAAGGGAAAAGATGGTGATCAAAAGAAGAAACCTAGAGGAACAAATATGGCTGCGAAAAGAAAACTAGAGGAAAGTGATGATGAAATCAACGACAATAGTGATGCTAGTGGgggtgataatgataatgagcAGAGCAAGGATCGCAAGCTTTCAAGTAAAACACAATCAAAGGGGAAGAAGACCACCAAACAAGCGGCTGAACAGAGGCAGACTAGGAATAAGCCGTCCAAGAAGCAGAAATAA
- the LOC132045100 gene encoding formamidopyrimidine-DNA glycosylase isoform X1: MPELPEVEAARRAIADNCIGKKIVKAIIADDPKVIDGVSPMDFKASLEGKTIVAANRKGKNMWIELDSPPFPTFQFGMTGAIYIKGVAVTKYKRSAVKDDEEWPSKYSKVFLELDDGLELSFTDKRRFARVRLLENPVSVPPISELGPDALLEPMTADEFYKALSKKKNGKRSKEIKALLLDQSFISGIGNWIADEVLYQARIHPMQSASSISKEGCATLLKCINEVIEKAVEVGADSSQYPTSWIFHSREKKPGKAFVDGKKIEFITAGGRTSAFVPDLQKNTGAESAKAAGKRQQGKVQRVKHNNSDGQDEEAEAGKSEVKQRGTNTKRASTNKKSKESNSDNDENDSDEGLKKPSGKSKQNRSSKGKDGDQKKKPRGTNMAAKRKLEESDDEINDNSDASGGDNDNEQSKDRKLSSKTQSKGKKTTKQAAEQRQTRNKPSKKQK, from the exons ATGCCAGAGCTTCCAGAGGTAGAGGCAGCTCGAAGAGCCATTGCGGACAACTGTATTGGCAAGAAGATTGTTAAAGCTATCATCGCCGACGATCCCAAAGTCATCGACGGCGTCTCTCCCATGGATTTCAAAGCTTCTCTTGAGGGAAAAACCATCGTAGCTGCTAATCGCAAAGGAAAGAACATGTGGATTGAGCTCGATTCCCCTCCTTTTCCTACTTTCCAGTTTG GAATGACGGGTGCTATATATATCAAGGGAGTTGCagttacaaaatataaacg GTCTGCGGTAAAAGACGATGAGGAGTGGCCTTCCAAGTACTCAAAGGTTTTCCTTGAG TTGGATGATGGTTTGGAGCTTTCATTTACTGATAAGAGGCGGTTTGCAAGGGTCCGCTTACTGGAGAAT CCGGTTTCTGTTCCTCCAATATCTGAGCTTGGTCCGGATGCGCTGTTGGAGCCAATGACTGCAGACGAGTTCTATAAAGCTTTGAGCAAGAAGAAGAATGGGAAAAGGTCAAAAGAAATTAAGGCTTTATTACTTGACCAG AGTTTTATTTCAGGAATTGGCAACTGGATTGCAGATGAAGTGCTATATCAG GCAAGAATCCATCCTATGCAGTCTGCTTCAAGCATATCCAAAGAGGGCTGTGCAACGTTGCTGAAGTGCATTAACGAG GTCATCGAAAAAGCTGTTGAAGTTGGGGCAGATAGTAGTCAGTATCCTACTAGTTGGATTTTCCATTCCCGGGAAAAGAAACCTGGCAAGGCCTTTGTTGATG ggaagaaaatagaatttatcaCGGCCGGTGGCAGG ACATCAGCATTTGTGCCGGACCTACAAAAGAATACGGGAGCTGAATCTGCAAAAGCAGCAGGTAAACGGCAACAGGGCAAAGTTCAGAGAGTCAAGCATAATAATAGTGATGGTCAAGATGAAGAGGCAGAAGCTGGGAAATCCGAGGTGAAGCAGCGTGGGACAAATACCAAAAGAGCTTCTACTAACAAGAAGTCGAAGGAAAGCAATAGTGacaatgatgaaaatgatagtGATGAAGGTCTAAAGAAGCCTTCTGGAAAATCAAAGCAAAACAGGAGCTCCAAGGGAAAAGATGGTGATCAAAAGAAGAAACCTAGAGGAACAAATATGGCTGCGAAAAGAAAACTAGAGGAAAGTGATGATGAAATCAACGACAATAGTGATGCTAGTGGgggtgataatgataatgagcAGAGCAAGGATCGCAAGCTTTCAAGTAAAACACAATCAAAGGGGAAGAAGACCACCAAACAAGCGGCTGAACAGAGGCAGACTAGGAATAAGCCGTCCAAGAAGCAGAAATAA